Proteins encoded by one window of Actinocorallia herbida:
- a CDS encoding serine/threonine-protein kinase, with amino-acid sequence MVDALRAGDPAAIGPYTLVGVLGEGGQGTVYLGSRDGVDVAVKLMHARFAADAEARARFVRELEVAKKVARFCTAQVLDADVDGDRPYIVSEYVQGVSLQEIVEREGPRGGAGLERLAVNTLTALTAIHGAGIIHRDFKPHNVLLGDDGPRVIDFGIARALNVTSHSHNIGSPAYMSPEQLSGHQLTAASDLFSWASSIVFAATGEPPFGVDEIGAVMYRIMNDEPEVGALPQPLRGVVAACLAKDPELRPSAAEAQAALVGGTVPDVPEEPIDLPPPPRGARHAAHAAAPTSVDADDRAPYPFEIGPAAGESDALAGRGPTIVIAVAIALMLAIGVTGWALTRDDTKGTDPSVTISPETVPNTRLPGGPQVPPPDQGSGAGGSDQPKATPTATTDKPGPTQTVTVSPAATTTVTVTATPTQAATPTPKPTPTPTETVNPYGAAQICDAGGRGLGFQVVRSRPFTGGRVVHLFNAATRTHCVVTLKSADLGRPTDVWARLTRKSDRSATTDQGPDPYYAGPVYLRAPRDCVRIAGGTPTSTTSAGWGPCP; translated from the coding sequence ATGGTGGACGCCCTGCGAGCGGGAGACCCCGCGGCCATCGGGCCCTACACCCTGGTCGGGGTCCTCGGCGAGGGCGGCCAGGGCACGGTCTACCTCGGCAGCCGTGACGGCGTCGACGTGGCCGTCAAGCTGATGCACGCCAGGTTCGCGGCCGACGCCGAGGCCCGCGCCAGGTTCGTCCGCGAACTCGAGGTGGCCAAGAAGGTCGCCCGGTTCTGCACCGCGCAGGTGCTCGACGCCGACGTCGACGGCGACCGGCCCTACATCGTCAGCGAGTACGTCCAGGGCGTCTCCCTCCAGGAGATCGTGGAGCGGGAGGGGCCGCGCGGCGGCGCGGGGCTGGAACGCCTGGCCGTCAACACCCTGACGGCCCTCACCGCGATCCACGGGGCCGGGATCATCCACCGCGACTTCAAGCCGCACAACGTCCTGCTCGGCGACGACGGGCCGCGGGTGATCGACTTCGGGATCGCGCGCGCCCTGAACGTCACCTCGCACAGCCACAACATCGGTTCACCCGCCTACATGTCGCCCGAGCAGCTCTCGGGCCACCAGCTGACCGCGGCGTCCGACCTGTTCTCCTGGGCGTCGTCGATCGTGTTCGCGGCCACCGGCGAGCCGCCCTTCGGCGTCGACGAGATCGGCGCCGTCATGTACCGGATCATGAACGACGAACCGGAGGTCGGCGCGCTGCCCCAGCCGCTGCGCGGGGTCGTCGCGGCCTGCCTGGCGAAGGACCCCGAGCTGCGGCCGAGCGCGGCCGAGGCGCAGGCGGCGCTGGTCGGCGGGACCGTTCCCGACGTGCCCGAGGAGCCCATCGACCTGCCCCCGCCCCCGCGCGGGGCCCGTCACGCGGCCCACGCCGCCGCGCCGACCTCCGTCGACGCCGACGACCGCGCGCCGTACCCGTTCGAGATCGGCCCCGCGGCCGGCGAGAGCGACGCGCTGGCCGGGCGCGGCCCGACGATCGTCATCGCGGTCGCGATCGCGCTGATGCTCGCCATCGGCGTCACCGGGTGGGCGCTCACCCGCGACGACACGAAGGGGACGGACCCCTCCGTCACGATCTCGCCGGAGACCGTGCCGAACACCCGCCTTCCGGGCGGCCCGCAGGTGCCCCCGCCCGATCAGGGGAGCGGCGCGGGGGGCTCGGACCAGCCCAAAGCCACCCCGACCGCCACCACGGACAAGCCGGGACCCACCCAGACCGTCACCGTCTCCCCCGCCGCGACCACCACCGTGACGGTCACCGCGACCCCCACCCAGGCCGCGACGCCCACCCCGAAGCCCACGCCGACCCCCACCGAGACCGTCAACCCGTACGGCGCGGCCCAGATCTGCGACGCGGGCGGCCGCGGCCTCGGCTTCCAGGTGGTCCGCTCCCGTCCCTTCACCGGCGGCCGCGTGGTGCACCTCTTCAACGCCGCGACCCGCACCCACTGCGTCGTCACCCTGAAGTCCGCCGATCTGGGCAGGCCCACCGACGTCTGGGCCCGCCTCACCCGAAAGTCCGACCGCTCGGCCACCACCGACCAGGGCCCCGACCCGTACTACGCGGGCCCCGTCTACCTCCGCGCCCCCCGCGACTGCGTCCGCATCGCAGGCGGCACCCCCACCAGCACCACCTCCGCGGGCTGGGGCCCCTGCCCCTGA
- a CDS encoding serine/threonine-protein kinase, whose product MAEARALRTGDPAVVGPYVLTGLLGEGGQGSVYLAERDGERVALKLLHTRFAEDGDARRRFVRELDAAKRVARFCTAQVLDADLDGDQPYIVSEYVPGVSLQELVTAEGPRTGGALERLAMSTLTALAAIHQAGLVHRDFKPQNVLMGPDGPRVIDFGIARALDATTQSQAIGTPAYMSPEQLNGLPLTGATDLFSWGVSMVFAATGVSPFAAPEIGAILHQIIATQPDLSALPEPLRGVVAGCLAKDAAARPSAAQAQAVLLGSGPLPVPPQAQAGQPNGPLTPRPPAYPAPQVPPPGPVPTYPSAAQPPRQPYPFEVGPSDGKSDALSGRRSALVVAGAVALILTVGVGGWALTRDTDSGKGTLSSGDRTEVTVAPSGGGGGALMGQGDPAETEKPAKDDKTTKPNKEGKDKGGAKPTKGSDDSGTGSGAQESSTPTPAATSSAPAAPAANPYTAAQVCDSAGQGSGYAVQRSAAFNGGTVYQLYSQATEKNCAVTLKTASVGAKSAVWVTLTRQSDGKAVTDKGSYGYYAGPVFLSAPGTCVKIAGGAPGGKTGTAWANCG is encoded by the coding sequence ATGGCTGAGGCGCGGGCGCTGCGGACGGGGGATCCGGCGGTCGTCGGCCCCTACGTGCTGACGGGCCTGCTCGGTGAGGGCGGCCAGGGGTCGGTGTACCTCGCCGAGCGCGATGGCGAGCGGGTGGCGCTGAAGCTGCTGCACACCAGGTTCGCCGAGGACGGCGACGCCCGGCGCAGGTTCGTCCGGGAGCTCGACGCGGCCAAGCGGGTCGCGCGGTTCTGCACCGCCCAGGTCCTCGACGCCGACCTCGACGGCGACCAGCCCTACATCGTCAGCGAGTACGTCCCCGGCGTGTCCCTCCAGGAGCTGGTGACGGCCGAGGGTCCCCGCACGGGCGGCGCGCTGGAACGCCTCGCCATGAGCACGCTCACGGCGCTGGCGGCGATCCACCAGGCCGGGCTGGTCCACCGTGACTTCAAGCCGCAGAACGTCCTCATGGGACCGGACGGCCCGCGCGTCATCGACTTCGGCATCGCCCGCGCGCTCGACGCGACCACCCAGAGCCAGGCCATCGGCACCCCCGCCTACATGTCCCCCGAGCAGCTCAACGGGCTCCCGCTCACCGGCGCGACCGACCTGTTCTCGTGGGGCGTGAGCATGGTGTTCGCCGCGACGGGCGTCTCCCCGTTCGCGGCCCCGGAGATCGGCGCGATCCTCCACCAGATCATCGCCACCCAGCCCGACCTCTCGGCGCTGCCCGAGCCGCTGCGCGGCGTCGTCGCGGGATGCCTGGCGAAGGACGCCGCGGCCCGGCCGTCCGCCGCCCAGGCGCAGGCCGTGCTGCTCGGCTCGGGCCCCCTGCCCGTCCCGCCGCAGGCGCAGGCCGGGCAGCCGAACGGCCCCCTGACGCCGCGGCCTCCGGCCTACCCGGCCCCGCAGGTCCCTCCGCCGGGCCCGGTGCCGACCTATCCGTCGGCCGCGCAGCCGCCGCGGCAGCCCTACCCGTTCGAGGTGGGACCGTCCGACGGCAAGAGCGACGCGCTGTCCGGCCGCAGGTCGGCCCTGGTCGTCGCGGGCGCGGTCGCGCTGATCCTCACCGTCGGGGTGGGCGGCTGGGCCCTCACTCGGGACACCGACTCCGGGAAGGGGACGCTGTCCTCGGGAGACCGGACCGAGGTGACCGTGGCCCCGTCGGGTGGCGGGGGCGGCGCGCTGATGGGCCAGGGCGACCCTGCGGAGACCGAGAAGCCCGCCAAGGACGACAAGACCACCAAGCCCAACAAAGAGGGCAAGGACAAGGGCGGCGCCAAGCCGACCAAGGGCTCGGACGACTCGGGCACGGGATCCGGCGCCCAGGAGTCCTCCACTCCGACCCCCGCCGCGACCTCCTCCGCACCCGCCGCGCCCGCCGCCAACCCCTACACCGCCGCCCAGGTGTGCGACTCGGCAGGGCAGGGCTCCGGCTACGCCGTCCAGCGCTCGGCGGCCTTCAACGGCGGCACCGTCTACCAGCTCTACAGCCAGGCCACCGAGAAGAACTGCGCCGTCACCCTCAAGACCGCCTCCGTGGGCGCCAAGTCCGCGGTCTGGGTGACCCTCACCCGCCAGTCCGACGGCAAGGCCGTCACCGACAAGGGCTCCTACGGCTACTACGCGGGCCCCGTCTTCCTCTCCGCCCCCGGCACCTGCGTCAAGATCGCCGGCGGCGCGCCCGGCGGCAAGACCGGCACCGCCTGGGCCAACTGCGGCTGA
- the glnII gene encoding glutamine synthetase GlnII, translated as MSVKAEYIWIDGTEPTAQLRSKTRILDSAEKAKLENLPIWGFDGSSTNQAEGTSSDCQLKPVFVCPDPVRGGTSVLVLCEVLNVDGTPHSTNTRALLSPIDEKFAAQESWFGIEQEYTLFKDGRPLGFPEGGFPGPQGPYYCGIGAEKAFGRPIVEEHLDACLAAGLQISGINAEVMPGQWEFQIGPAGPLEVSDHIWIARYLMALIAEKHGVVFSIDSKPMKGDWNGAGAHTNFSTKAMREGYDPIITACEALGEKFLEHVKAYGAGIEDRLTGAHETAPWSEFSYGVSNRAASIRLPWQVEIERKGYLEDRRPNANMDPYLVTRMITDTCCTALEKAGQV; from the coding sequence ATGAGCGTCAAGGCTGAGTACATCTGGATCGACGGCACCGAGCCCACCGCCCAGCTGCGGTCGAAGACTCGCATCCTTGACAGTGCCGAGAAGGCGAAGCTGGAGAACCTGCCGATCTGGGGCTTCGACGGTTCCAGCACCAACCAGGCCGAGGGCACCTCCTCGGACTGCCAGCTCAAGCCCGTCTTCGTGTGCCCGGACCCGGTCCGCGGCGGCACCAGCGTTCTGGTCCTGTGCGAGGTCCTGAACGTCGACGGCACCCCGCACTCCACCAACACCCGCGCGCTGCTCTCGCCGATCGACGAGAAGTTCGCCGCGCAGGAGTCCTGGTTCGGCATCGAGCAGGAGTACACCCTGTTCAAGGACGGCCGCCCGCTCGGCTTCCCCGAGGGTGGCTTCCCCGGCCCGCAGGGCCCGTACTACTGCGGAATCGGCGCCGAGAAGGCCTTCGGCCGCCCGATCGTCGAAGAGCACCTCGACGCCTGCCTCGCCGCCGGCCTGCAGATCTCCGGCATCAACGCCGAGGTCATGCCCGGCCAGTGGGAGTTCCAGATCGGCCCGGCGGGCCCCCTCGAGGTCTCCGACCACATCTGGATCGCCCGCTACCTGATGGCCCTCATCGCCGAGAAGCACGGCGTGGTGTTCTCCATCGACTCCAAGCCCATGAAGGGCGACTGGAACGGCGCCGGCGCGCACACCAACTTCTCCACCAAGGCGATGCGTGAGGGCTACGACCCCATCATCACCGCGTGCGAGGCGCTGGGCGAGAAGTTCCTGGAGCACGTCAAGGCCTACGGCGCCGGCATCGAGGACCGCCTCACCGGCGCCCACGAGACCGCCCCGTGGAGCGAGTTCTCCTACGGCGTGTCCAACCGCGCCGCCTCCATCCGCCTGCCCTGGCAGGTCGAGATCGAGCGCAAGGGCTACCTGGAGGACCGCCGCCCGAACGCCAACATGGACCCGTACCTGGTGACCCGCATGATCACCGACACCTGCTGCACCGCCCTCGAGAAGGCCGGCCAGGTCTGA
- a CDS encoding flavin reductase family protein encodes MSASLTRRPKADPGTPSAVTEPNARRGIGADLYREALGAHAAGVVVITGHPESGPIGLAATSFAAVSQAPPLVSYYAAHSSGTFPALSRLPYFGVNVLAEGQRDIAARFAAPGVDRFAGTAWRAGPHGVPLLDGAAVHLVCRTYDRLDLGDHTLEVGYVLSADVTGSTPLLYVRGSFGGFVPDYR; translated from the coding sequence ATGAGCGCAAGCCTGACCCGGCGCCCCAAGGCCGACCCCGGGACCCCCTCGGCCGTGACCGAGCCGAACGCGCGCCGAGGCATCGGCGCCGACCTCTACCGGGAGGCGCTGGGCGCCCACGCGGCCGGGGTCGTCGTGATCACGGGGCATCCCGAGAGCGGGCCGATCGGCCTGGCCGCGACGTCCTTCGCGGCGGTGAGCCAGGCGCCGCCATTGGTCTCCTACTACGCCGCGCACTCCTCCGGGACCTTCCCCGCGCTGAGCCGGCTGCCCTACTTCGGGGTCAACGTCCTCGCCGAGGGCCAGCGCGACATCGCCGCGCGGTTCGCCGCCCCGGGCGTCGACCGGTTCGCCGGGACGGCCTGGCGGGCCGGCCCGCACGGGGTTCCGCTCCTCGACGGGGCGGCCGTCCATCTCGTCTGCCGGACCTACGATCGGCTGGATCTGGGGGACCACACCTTGGAAGTCGGCTATGTTCTGTCCGCGGACGTGACGGGAAGCACACCGCTGCTGTATGTTCGTGGTTCCTTCGGCGGGTTCGTCCCCGACTACCGCTGA
- a CDS encoding limonene-1,2-epoxide hydrolase family protein, giving the protein MSDENTKVVENFLAALEAFDLAAAERLLAPGVLYQNVPLPPARGRAATMRQLKLMTRYLTGFEAVTHDIAANGDTVLTSRTDALVRGGFRAEFWVAGTFRVREGRIVLWRDYFDWTTFALAGLKGLAGLVLPGGSTRSARV; this is encoded by the coding sequence ATGTCGGACGAGAACACGAAGGTCGTCGAGAACTTCCTCGCCGCCCTTGAGGCCTTCGACCTGGCCGCGGCCGAGCGGCTGCTCGCCCCCGGCGTCCTGTACCAGAACGTCCCGCTGCCGCCCGCGCGCGGCAGGGCGGCGACCATGCGCCAGCTCAAGCTGATGACCCGCTACCTCACCGGCTTCGAGGCGGTCACCCACGACATCGCGGCCAACGGCGACACCGTGCTGACCAGCCGGACGGACGCCCTCGTGCGCGGCGGGTTCCGCGCCGAGTTCTGGGTGGCGGGCACCTTCCGTGTCCGGGAGGGCCGGATCGTGCTGTGGCGCGACTACTTCGACTGGACGACCTTCGCCCTCGCCGGGCTGAAGGGGCTCGCGGGTCTCGTCCTGCCCGGCGGAAGCACCCGCTCCGCCCGGGTCTGA
- a CDS encoding citrate synthase — translation MSDFGLDHKDGRLPLEVTESTEGPGGLKIGKLLSETGYVTLDTGFVNTASCTSEITYIDGDAGILRYRGYPIEELAEKSSFLEVSYLLINGELPTPEQLTEFQDKITNHTLLHERFRSFFNGFPSSAHPMAVVSSAIGALSTYYPDSLDPFDPEQVDLASIRLLAKLPTIAAYAYKTSVGQPLLYPDNTLGYVENFLRMTFGLPTEKFEVDPEVAKVLDMLFILHADHEQNCSTSTVRLVGSSHANLYASVSAGVNALWGPLHGGANQAVLEMLEKIHADGGDVKAFVNKVKNKEDGVKLMGFGHRVYRNYDPRAAVVKKATRKVLDTMGVNDPMLDLAMQLEEVALTDDYFVQRKLYPNVDFYTGIIYKAMGFPVNAFTVLFALGRLPGWIAQWREMINDPATKIGRPRQIYVGSPERHYPA, via the coding sequence ATGTCCGACTTCGGGCTTGACCACAAAGACGGGCGGCTGCCTCTTGAGGTGACCGAGTCGACCGAGGGCCCGGGCGGGCTCAAGATCGGCAAGCTCCTGAGCGAGACCGGCTACGTGACCCTGGACACCGGCTTCGTCAACACGGCGTCCTGCACGTCCGAGATCACCTACATCGACGGCGACGCGGGCATCCTGCGCTACCGGGGCTACCCGATCGAGGAACTCGCGGAGAAGTCCTCCTTCCTGGAGGTCTCCTACCTGCTCATCAACGGCGAACTGCCGACCCCCGAGCAGCTCACCGAGTTCCAGGACAAGATCACCAACCACACGCTGCTGCACGAGCGCTTCCGCTCGTTCTTCAACGGCTTCCCCAGCTCCGCGCACCCGATGGCGGTCGTCTCCTCGGCGATCGGCGCGCTGTCGACGTACTACCCCGACAGCCTCGACCCGTTCGACCCCGAGCAGGTCGACCTCGCCTCGATCCGGCTGCTGGCCAAGCTTCCGACGATCGCGGCCTACGCCTACAAGACCTCCGTGGGCCAGCCGCTCCTTTACCCGGACAACACCCTCGGCTACGTCGAGAACTTCCTCCGGATGACCTTCGGCCTGCCGACCGAGAAGTTCGAGGTCGACCCCGAGGTCGCCAAGGTCCTCGACATGCTGTTCATCCTGCACGCCGACCACGAGCAGAACTGCTCCACCTCGACCGTGCGGCTCGTCGGCTCCTCCCACGCCAACCTCTACGCCTCGGTCTCGGCCGGCGTGAACGCCCTGTGGGGCCCGCTGCACGGCGGCGCCAACCAGGCCGTCCTGGAGATGCTGGAGAAGATCCACGCGGACGGCGGCGACGTCAAGGCCTTCGTGAACAAGGTCAAGAACAAGGAAGACGGTGTGAAGCTCATGGGCTTCGGGCACCGCGTCTACCGCAACTACGACCCGCGCGCCGCGGTCGTCAAGAAGGCCACCCGCAAGGTCCTGGACACCATGGGCGTCAACGACCCGATGCTGGACCTGGCCATGCAGCTCGAAGAGGTCGCCCTCACCGACGACTACTTCGTGCAGCGCAAGCTGTACCCGAACGTCGACTTCTACACCGGCATCATCTACAAGGCGATGGGCTTCCCGGTGAACGCGTTCACCGTGCTGTTCGCGCTGGGCCGCCTCCCCGGATGGATCGCCCAGTGGCGCGAGATGATCAACGACCCGGCGACCAAGATCGGCCGCCCCCGGCAGATCTACGTCGGCTCCCCCGAGCGTCACTACCCGGCCTAG
- a CDS encoding cyclase family protein translates to MTKDSPGARRLVDLSHPVVSGMVTVPGLPGPEIAPHMTHAQSRPKYAPGTEFHFARVSLLGNTGTYLDAPLHRYEDGADLAGMPLTAFADLDGVVVRAEDVTEIGADRFAGLDVRGKAVLVHTGFDRHWGTDVYLSGGHPWLAAEAAALLVEGGAALLGIDSQNVDTMKGGERPVHTALLGAGVPIVEHMTGLSGLPDSGFRFHAAPPALVGVGTFTVRAYAVVG, encoded by the coding sequence ATGACGAAAGATTCGCCCGGAGCCCGGCGGCTCGTGGACCTCAGCCACCCCGTCGTTTCCGGCATGGTGACGGTGCCGGGACTGCCCGGACCCGAGATCGCGCCGCACATGACGCACGCCCAGTCCAGGCCGAAGTACGCGCCGGGCACCGAGTTCCACTTCGCCCGCGTGTCCCTGCTCGGCAACACCGGCACCTACCTGGACGCCCCCCTGCACCGGTACGAAGACGGCGCCGACCTGGCGGGCATGCCCCTGACGGCCTTCGCCGACCTCGACGGCGTCGTCGTCAGGGCCGAGGACGTCACGGAGATCGGCGCGGACCGGTTCGCCGGCCTCGACGTCCGGGGGAAGGCCGTCCTGGTGCACACCGGGTTCGACCGGCACTGGGGCACCGACGTCTACCTGTCCGGCGGGCACCCCTGGCTGGCGGCCGAGGCGGCGGCCCTGCTCGTCGAGGGCGGCGCGGCGCTCCTCGGCATCGACTCGCAGAACGTCGACACCATGAAGGGCGGCGAACGCCCCGTGCACACCGCCCTGCTGGGCGCGGGCGTCCCGATCGTGGAGCACATGACGGGACTCTCGGGCCTGCCCGATTCGGGGTTCCGCTTCCACGCGGCGCCTCCCGCGCTCGTCGGGGTCGGCACCTTCACCGTCCGGGCCTACGCGGTCGTCGGGTAG
- a CDS encoding DUF4184 family protein, giving the protein MPFTVSHVAAILPLRGRPFVPSALAVGAMVPDVPLFVPISSREETHVLSAVFTWNLGLGLLLLAGFHLLLKRPLLRLAPRAVRERLAVPAAALTWRRAWLTVPSLLIGQATHLIWDGFTHWTGPFVELWPVLREFAGPLPWYRWGQYGSGVFGGLAVAVFVLLWLRRAPRVPEPGLSRATVAAVLVASAAAGAVGAVLGVERLPDTLYHDVSHAITGAIAAVGACLTAFAALYWLAVGFRATTGRPAQSAS; this is encoded by the coding sequence ATGCCCTTCACCGTGAGCCACGTCGCCGCGATCCTGCCGCTGCGCGGACGGCCCTTTGTGCCGTCCGCGCTGGCCGTAGGGGCGATGGTGCCTGATGTGCCGCTGTTCGTGCCGATCTCTTCCCGGGAGGAGACCCATGTGCTCAGCGCCGTCTTCACCTGGAACCTGGGCCTCGGCCTCCTCCTGTTGGCCGGGTTCCACCTGCTCCTCAAGCGGCCCCTGCTGCGGCTCGCCCCGCGCGCGGTCCGCGAGCGGCTCGCCGTCCCGGCCGCGGCGCTGACCTGGCGGCGCGCCTGGCTGACCGTGCCGTCGCTGCTGATCGGCCAGGCGACCCATCTGATCTGGGACGGGTTCACGCACTGGACCGGACCGTTCGTGGAGCTGTGGCCGGTGCTCAGGGAGTTCGCCGGGCCGCTCCCCTGGTACCGGTGGGGGCAGTACGGCTCGGGCGTGTTCGGCGGTCTCGCCGTCGCGGTCTTCGTCCTGCTCTGGCTGCGCCGGGCGCCGCGCGTGCCCGAACCCGGTCTGTCTCGCGCGACGGTCGCCGCGGTCCTCGTCGCGTCGGCGGCGGCGGGCGCGGTGGGGGCCGTGCTCGGGGTCGAGCGGCTGCCCGACACGCTCTACCACGACGTCAGCCACGCGATCACCGGCGCGATCGCGGCGGTCGGCGCGTGCCTGACCGCCTTCGCCGCGCTGTACTGGCTGGCGGTCGGTTTCCGCGCCACCACCGGGAGACCGGCACAATCGGCGTCATGA
- a CDS encoding serpin family protein — MAGLVALAGIAGLAAGCGSASAEERRGADLEVAAGDPAAAAAGDLAFGLALLDAWCAADPSANIVLSPASVASGLGMAALGAKGATAAEMSEALGWPADPLPDLRARTAALRATPGLKVSDQIWADPGPATERPYLDRLQTAYRAPLRLVPLLAEPEDARATINDAIAEDTDGLIEDLLPEGSLGGVPWVLTDAVHFEADWASPFEPEDTAPRPFTTASGGRVDAEFLNRSNRYGYANENGWTAVRLPYSRGTVSMVALLPDADADDTGCAIPSAEALRGLALKDEVVSLALPKTDLTTKRQLKDLLEKTGMSLPFSDTADFTGISRDAGKLAFVLHAATLRVDEEGTEAAAATAVGVEATGAAPPDQLLEVVFDRPYLLLLRDEVTGQPLFLARVADPTRH, encoded by the coding sequence ATGGCGGGGCTCGTGGCGCTGGCGGGAATCGCGGGCCTGGCCGCGGGGTGCGGGAGCGCGAGCGCGGAGGAGCGGCGCGGCGCCGACCTGGAGGTCGCGGCGGGGGACCCGGCGGCCGCGGCCGCGGGCGACCTGGCCTTCGGCCTCGCCCTGCTGGACGCCTGGTGCGCCGCGGACCCCTCCGCGAACATCGTGCTCTCCCCGGCGAGCGTCGCCTCGGGGCTCGGCATGGCCGCGCTCGGCGCGAAGGGCGCGACCGCCGCGGAGATGTCCGAGGCGCTCGGCTGGCCCGCCGACCCGCTGCCCGATCTGCGGGCCCGCACCGCGGCGCTGCGCGCGACGCCCGGCCTCAAGGTCAGCGACCAGATCTGGGCGGACCCCGGCCCGGCCACCGAGCGGCCCTACCTGGACCGCCTTCAGACCGCCTACCGGGCGCCGCTCCGCCTGGTTCCGCTGCTCGCCGAGCCGGAGGACGCCCGCGCGACGATCAACGACGCGATCGCCGAGGACACCGACGGCCTGATCGAGGACCTCCTGCCCGAGGGCTCCCTCGGCGGCGTCCCCTGGGTGCTCACCGACGCGGTCCACTTCGAGGCCGACTGGGCGAGCCCCTTCGAGCCCGAGGACACCGCGCCGCGCCCCTTCACCACCGCGTCAGGGGGCCGGGTGGACGCCGAGTTCCTCAACCGGTCGAACCGCTACGGGTACGCGAACGAGAACGGATGGACCGCGGTCCGGCTTCCGTACTCCCGGGGGACCGTCTCCATGGTCGCCCTCCTGCCCGACGCCGACGCCGACGACACGGGCTGCGCGATCCCGTCGGCGGAGGCCCTGCGGGGTCTGGCCCTGAAGGACGAAGTGGTCTCCCTGGCCCTGCCGAAGACCGATCTGACGACCAAGCGCCAGCTCAAGGACCTCCTGGAGAAGACCGGGATGTCCCTCCCCTTCTCCGACACCGCGGACTTCACCGGCATCTCCCGGGACGCCGGGAAGCTCGCCTTCGTCCTGCACGCCGCGACCCTCCGCGTCGACGAGGAGGGCACCGAGGCCGCCGCGGCGACGGCCGTCGGGGTGGAGGCGACCGGCGCCGCCCCGCCGGACCAGCTGCTCGAAGTGGTCTTCGACCGCCCGTACCTCCTGCTCCTGCGGGACGAGGTCACGGGTCAGCCGCTCTTCCTCGCCCGGGTGGCGGACCCGACCCGGCACTGA